The Lemur catta isolate mLemCat1 chromosome X, mLemCat1.pri, whole genome shotgun sequence genome has a window encoding:
- the LOC123628330 gene encoding UPF0472 protein C16orf72 encodes MEEQPKEGEAEVAEHWFSKWERQCLAEAEQEEQLPPELREEAAAEAAGLKSEQQRLWHLFQISATAVAQLYKDSGCQQPGLSMWDPFQNAAMAVTSLYKESGDAHQRSFDLGVQVGYQRRIKDVLEWVKKGRSTIRREDLISFLCGKVPPAPPPPRAPRTPPKPPAGAPSHAAATESSSSVDVDLQPFHEAIALHGLNGAMASISVRSGAPASPPQDGSVASSGRRKSSFFEDDLNPSESEELALRVDSGGNRKRTSAQCTDGTTDSPTQKRNRMV; translated from the coding sequence atggaggagcAGCCAAAGGAGGGCGAGGCCGAGGTCGCGGAGCACTGGTTCTCCAAGTGGGAGCGCCAGTGCCTGGCCGAGGCCGAGCAGGAAGAGCAGCTGCCCCCCGAGCTACGAGAGGAGGCGGCGGCCGAGGCGGCGGGGCTGAAGAGCGAGCAGCAAAGGCTGTGGCACCTCTTCCAGATCTCGGCCACCGCCGTGGCCCAGCTCTACAAGGATTCTGGGTGCCAACAGCCAGGACTGTCCATGTGGGACCCTTTCCAGAACGCGGCCATGGCCGTGACCAGCCTCTACAAAGAGAGCGGGGATGCCCACCAGCGAAGTTTTGACCTGGGCGTCCAGGTTGGCTACCAGCGTCGCATCAAAGATGTGCTGGAGTGGGTGAAGAAGGGCCGGAGCACCATTCGTCGCGAAGACCTGATTAGCTTCCTGTGTGGCAAAGtgccccctgctcctcccccaccacGCGCTCCCAGAACGCCCCCGAAGCCGCCCGCTGGGGCACCCAGCCACGCTGCGGCCACTGAGTCAAGCTCGTCGGTGGACGTCGACCTGCAGCCCTTCCACGAGGCCATCGCCCTGCATGGCCTCAACGGTGCCATGGCCAGCATCAGCGTGCGATCAGGCGCCCCCGCCTCCCCGCCTCAAGACGGCAGCGTCGCCAGCAGTGGGCGCCGAAAAAGTAGCTTCTTCGAGGACGACTTGAACCCCTCCGAATCAGAAGAGCTGGCCCTCCGCGTGGACAGTGGGGGGAACCGCAAGCGCACTTCGGCCCAGTGCACTGATGGCACCACAGACTCCCCAACCCAAAAGCGCAACCGAATGGTCTAA